TGCCGGGCATGCACGGTGCGGTCACCGCCGTCACCGCGCTGCAGAAGGCCGACCTGATCGTCGCCCTCGGAGCCCGCTTCGACGACCGCGTCACCGGCAAGCTGGACAGCTTCGCCCCGCACGCCAAGATCGTCCACGCCGACATCGACCCCGCCGAGATCGGCAAGAACCGCGAGGCCGACGTGCCGATCGTCGGCGACGCCCGCGAGGTCATCGCCGACCTGGTCCAGGCCGTCCAGAAGGAGCACGCCGAGGGCCACCGCGGCGACTACACCGCCTGGTGGAACGACCTCAGCCGCTGGCGCGAGACCTACCCGCTCGGCTACGACCAGCCCGCGGACGGCTCGCTGTCCCCGCAGGCGGTCATCGAGCGGATCGGGCAGCTCGCCCCCGAGGGCACCATCTTCGCGGCGGGCGTCGGCCAGCACCAGATGTGGGCCGCGCACTTCGTCCAGTACGAACAGCCCGCCACCTGGCTGAACTCCGGCGGCGCCGGGACCATGGGCTACGCCGTCCCGGCCGCCATGGGCGCCAAGGCGGGCAGGCCCGAGCGGACCGTCTGGGCGATCGACGGCGACGGCTGCTTCCAGATGACCAACCAGGAACTGACCACCTGCGCCCTGAACAACATCCCGATCAAGGTCGCCGTCATCAACAACGGCGCCCTCGGGATGGTCCGCCAGTGGCAGACCCTCTTCTACAACCAGCGCTACTCCAACACGGTCCTGCACTCGGGCCCCGACGACGTCAACCCGGACGCCCGCGGCACCCGCGTCCCCGACTTCGTGAAGCTGTCGGAGGCCATGGGCTGCTACGCGATCCGCTGCGAGCGCCCCGAGGACCTGGACAAGGTCATCGAGGAGGCCAACGCGGTCAACGACCGCCCGGTCGTCGTCGACTTCATCGTCCACGAGGACGCGATGGTCTGGCCGATGGTCGCCGCCGGCACCTCCAACGACGAGATCATGGCCGCCCGGGACGTCCGCCCCGACTTCGGCGACAACGACGACGACTGAGAGCCGTCCGGGACTTCAGGAAGGTACGCCCGTCATGTCCACCAAGCACACGCTCTCGGTCCTGGTCGAGAACACCCCCGGCATCCTCGCCCGGATCGCCGCCCTGTTCTCCCGCCGCGGCTTCAACATCGACTCGCTCGCGGTCGGCGTCACCGAGCACCCCGACATCTCCCGCATCACCATCGTGGTCGGTGTGGAGGACCTGCCGCTGGAGCAGGTGACCAAGCAGCTCAACAAGCTCGTCAACGTGCTGAAGATCGTCGAACTGGAACCCGGTTCGGCCGTGCAGCGCGAACTCGTCCTGGTGAAGGTGCGCGCCGACAACGAGACGCGCTCCCAGATCACCGAGATCGTCCAGCTCTTCCGCGCCAAGACGGTCGACGTCTCCCCGGAGGCCGTGACCATCGAGGCCACCGGATCCAGCGACAAGCTGACCGCCATGCTCAAGATGCTGGAGCAGTACGGCATCAAGGAGCTGGTGCAGTCCGGCACCATCGCGATCGGCCGCGGCGCCCGTTCGATCACGGACCGGTCGCTGCGCGCCCTCGACCGATCGGCGTAACGACACACGGCGACGCGTACGGGCGCGCGGGCGACACCGCCGCCCGTATGCCGAGACCCGCAAACTTCCCGCCCCCTCACCGGCATACGGTGGGACGCACAACCCGCACACCAAGGAGAGAACCCAGTGGCCGAGCTGTTCTACGACGCCGACGCCGACCTGTCCATCATCCAGGGCCGCAAGGTCGCGGTCATCGGTTACGGCAGCCAGGGTCACGCCCATGCCCTGTCGCTGCGCGACTCGGGTGTCGACGTGCGGGTGGGTCTGCACGAGGGGTCCAAGTCGAAGGCGAAGGCCGAGGAGCAGGGCCTGCGCGTGGTGAGCCCGTCCGAGGCCGCGGCCGAGGCCGACGTCATCATGATCCTGGTGCCGGACCCGATCCAGGCCCAGGTCTACGAGGAGCACATCGCGCCGAACCTGAAGGACGGCGACGCGCTGTTCTTCGGGCACGGCCTGAACATCCGCTACGGCTTCATCAAGCCCCCGGCCGGTGTCGACGTCTGCATGGTCGCCCCCAAGGGCCCCGGCCACCTGGTGCGCCGCCAGTACGAGGAGGGCCGCGGCGTCCCGTGCATCGTGGCCGTCGAGCAGGACGCCTCCGGCAACGCCTTCGCGCTGGCCCTGTCCTACGCCAAGGGCATCGGCGGCACCCGCGCCGGCGTCATCAAGACCACCTTCACCGAGGAGACCGAGACCGACCTCTTCGGCGAGCAGGCCGTGCTGTGCGGCGGCACCGCCGCGCTGGTCAAGGCCGGTTTCGAGACGCTGGTCGAGGCGGGCTACCAGCCGGAGATCGCCTACTTCGAGTGCCTGCACGAGCTGAAGCTGATCGTCGACCTCATGTACGAGGGCGGCCTGGAGAAGATGCGCTGGTCGATCTCCGAGACCGCCGAGTGGGGCGACTACGTCACCGGCCCGCGCATCATCACCGACGCCACCAAGGCCGAGATGAAGAAGGTCCTCGCCGAGATCCAGGACGGCACCTTCGCCAAGAACTGGATGGACGAGTACCACGGCGGCCTCAAGCGGTACAACGAGTACAAGAAGCAGGACTCCGAGCACCTGCTGGAGACCACCGGCAAGGAGCTGCGCAAGCTCATGAGCTGGGTCGACGAGGAGGCGTAAGCCTCAGGGCCGAGGGGTCGGAGCCGGTGCTCCGGCCCCTTCGCCGCACCCGGGGCGGCGCCGTCTCCCACGGCGGACCGGCGGCGTTGTCCACCCCGTCCAGCCACGGACGGGTGATCCTTCCGCAGCGGCGTAATACGACGCACGCGACGCCACTACACTGCTGCACAACAACGCGTCAGGCCCACAGCGTCGTGCGTCTTCCACGCGGCTAGCATCCCGCCCACTCCACCGCCTGCGGCCGTCGGGACGGCCGTCCGCACGCATTGGATTTGTGAGGACTCACGTGAGCTCGAAACCTGTCGTACTCATCGCTGAAGAGCTGTCGCCCGCGACCGTCGACGCACTCGGTCCGGACTTCGAGATCCGGCACTGCAACGGCGCCGACCGGGCCGAACTGCTCCCCGCCATCGCCGACGTCGACGCGATCCTGATCCGCTCGGCCACCAAGGTCGACGCCGAGGCCGTCGCCGCCGCCCGCAAGCTCAAGGTCGTCGCCCGCGCCGGTGTCGGCCTGGACAACGTGGACGTCTCCGCCGCCACCAAGGCCGGCGTGATGGTCGTCAACGCCCCGACCTCCAACATCGTGACCGCCGCCGAACTGGCCTGCGGTCTGCTCCTCGCCACCGCCCGCAACATCCCGCAGGCCAACGCCGCGCTGAAGAACAGCGAGTGGAAGCGCAGCAAGTACACCGGCGTCGAGCTGGCCGAGAAGACCCTCGGCGTCGTCGGCCTCGGCCGCATCGGCGCCCTGGTCGCCCAGCGCATGTCCGCCTTCGGCATGAAGGTCGTCGCCTACGACCCGTACGTGCAGCCCGCGCGGGCCGCGCAGATGGGCGTCAAGGTGCTGACGCTGGACGAGCTGCTGGAGGTCTCCGACTTCATCACCGTCCACCTGCCCAAGACCCCCGAGACGCTCGGCCTGATCGGCGAGGACGCGCTGCACAAGGTCAAGCCGACCGTGCGCATCGTCAACGCCGCGCGCGGCGGCATCGTCGACGAGGAGGCGCTGTACTCGGCGCTGAAGGAGGGCCGGGTCGCCGGCGCGGGCCTGGACGTGTACGCCAAGGAGCCGTGCACCGACTCCCCGCTCTTCGAGTTCGACCAGGTCGTCTGCACCCCGCACCTGGGCGCCTCCACGGACGAGGCGCAGGAGAAGGCGGGCATCGCCGTCGCCAGGTCGGTGCGCCTCGCCCTCGCCGGTGAGCTGGTGCCGGACGCGGTCAACGTGCAGGGCGGCGTCATCGCCGAGGACGTCAAGCCGGGCCTCCCGCTCGCCGAGCGCCTGGGCCGCATCTTCACGGCGCTCGCCGGTGAGGTCGCCGTCCGCCTCGACGTCGAGGTCTACGGCGAGATCACCCAGCACGACGTGAAGGTCCTGGAGCTGTCCGCGCTCAAGGGCGTCTTCGAGGACGTCGTCGACGAGACGGTCTCCTACGTCAACGCGCCGCTGTTCGCGCAGGAGCGTGGTGTCGAGGTCCGCCTGACCACGAGCAGCGAGTCCGCCGACCACCGCAACGTGGTCACGGTGCGCGGCACCCTCGCCGACGGCGAGGAGGTGTCGGTCTCCGGCACCCTCGCCGGACCCAAGCACGTGCAGAAGATCGTCGCCGTCGGCGAGTACGACGTCGACCTCGCGCTCGCCGACCACATGGTCGTCCTGCGCTACGAGGACCGTCCCGGTGTCGTCGGCACGGTGGGCCGGGTCATCGGCGAGGCGGGCATCAACATCGCCGGTATGCAGGTGGCCCGCGCGGGCGTGGGCGGCGAGGCGCTGGCCGTGCTGACCGTGGACGACACGGTTCCGGCCGGGGTGCTCGCGGAGGTCTCGGCGGAGATCGGGGCCACCTCGGCCCGTTCCGTGAACCTGGTCTGACGCGCCGGAGGCCGGGGCCGTCGGCCGACGACGGCGAGACTCACGAGAGGCACCGGAAGGCGCCGGGTGAGCTGGAGTTCCCAGCTCACCCGGCGCCTTTCGCGTGCCGCCCGGCGCTCAGGCGAGCACCTTCTCGGGCTGCGCCTGCTCGGTCTCCTCGACCGCCTCGGCCCGGACGCTCACCCGGCGCAGGGTCGCCGTGGCCGCGATCCCGGCCAGGACCAGCAGGGCCGCTCCGGCGAGGGCCGCGCCCTGCATCCCGTGGGTGAAGGCTTCGCGGGCCGCGGTGACCAGGGCCTCTCCGGTCCGGCCGGGGAGCTGTCCGGCGACGGCGAGCGCGCCGCCCAGGGTCTCGTGGGCCGGGGCGGGGGCACCGGCCGGGATGTCGTGGCGGTAGATCGCCGTGCCGATGGAGCCGAGCGTCGCCATGCCCAGCGCCCCGCCGAACTCCGAGCCGGTCTCCAGCAGCGAGGAGGCGGCGCCCGCCTGCTCCGCCGGGGCCGCGCCCAGCGCCAGGTCGGTCATCTGGGAGATCACCATCACGATGCCGGAGGACAGGACCGCGCAGGCCGCCAGGACCAGCCAGAGGGAGTCCGTACCGGCCACGGCCAGCATCCCGTAGCCCGCGGCGCCGATGGCGAAGCCGGTGGTGACGACGTAGGCCCGGTTGACGCCCTTCTGCACCAGCTGGGTGGCGACCGGGGCCGCCATGCCGATCGGCAGCGAGGGCAGCAGCGCCCACAGGGCGGCCTCCATCGCGCTCTTGCCGAGCACCGACTGGAGGTACTGCGTGGTGAAGAAGGCCGAGCCCATCATGGCGAACGAGGAGATCAGGTTGAGGACGACGGCGGGGGCGAAGCCGCGGCCGCGGAAGAGGGCGGGCGAGACCATCGGGGAGGCGGCGGTGCGCTGGCGGTGGACGAACAGGGCCGCGAAGAACAGGCCGGTGGCGATCGAGGCGACGTAGAGCGGGTGGACGCCCTCGGAGGGGATCTCCTTGAGGCCGTAGACCACGGGGAGCACGGCGGCCATCGACAGCGGGACGCTGATCAGGTCGAACCGGCCGGGGGCGGGGTTCTTCGACTCGGGGAGCAGGATCGGGCCGAGCACCAGCAGCAGCGCCATCGCGGGCAGGTTGACCAGGAAGACCGAGCCCCACCAGAAGTACTGCACCAGGATGCCGCTGAGCACCGAGCCGAGCGCGATGCCGGCCGTCATCACACCGGACCAGATGCCGATCGCCTTGGCGCGCTGACCGGGGTCGGTGAACATCGTGCGCACCAGCGCCATGGTCGAGGGCATCAGGGTGGCGCCGCCGATGCCGAGCACCGCGCGGGCCGCGATCAGGGTCTCCGCGCTGTTCGCGTAGGCGGCGACCAGGGAGGCGGTGCCGAAGGCGGCGGCGCCGATCAGCAGCAGCCGGCGGCGGCCGATGCGGTCGCCGAGCGAGCCCATCGTCATCAGCAGCCCGGCCAGGACGAACGCGTAGATGTCGAAGATCCACAGCTGCTGGGTGCCGGTGGGCTCCAGGTCCGCGCTGATCGCCGGGATGGCGAAGTAGAGGACCGAGACATCCATCGAGACCAGCAGCAGCGGCAGCATCAGCACGCCGAGGGCGGTCCATTCGCGGCGGCCGGCGAGACCGGCCCGGGTCGTCGTGCTCGTCGAGTTCGTCATGGCCACGAATGTACACACGTCTTAAACGCTTGTCTAGTACGGGCGTATAGGTCGCTCGTATAGGTCATCCGTATAGGACGGATGTATGGATCCACGGGTAGGCTGGAGGGCATGGGACATCGTGAGGATCTGCTCGACGGCGCGAAGCGCTGCCTGCTGGAGAAGGGGTTCGTGCGGACGACCGCGCGCGACATCGTCAAGGAGTCCGGGACCAACCTGGCCTCCATCGGCTACCACTACGGCTCGAAGGACGCGCTGCTGGTGAGGGCCTATGTCTCCCTCGTCGAGGAGATGAGCGGCAGCGGCGGCCCCGCCTGGTCGGCGGCGGCCGGGAGCGGCTCGGCCCCCGGGTCGCTGGAGCGGTTCCAGGAGGTCTGGGAGCAGATCATCCGCTCGGTGCCGGCCTCCCGCCCCACCTGGCTGCTCAGCCTGGAGCTGATCCTCCAGGGCGACCGGCTGCCCGAGGTGCGCAAGCTGCTCGCGCAGGCCCAGGAGGAGGGCCGCTCCGGCATCCTGCCCCTGTTCACCGACGTCCCCGAGGCCGACCTCGACAAGGAGGCCGTCGACACCGAGGGCCGCCTCTACCAGACCCTCCTCCAGGGCCTCATGGTGCAGTGGCTCTTCGACCCGGACACCGCCACCCGCGCCGACCAGCTCACCGAGGGCCTGCGCCGGGTGCTGGCGGGCGCCGCGCAGAGCGCCCAGCGGTAGCCCGCGCCGTGCTGAGCGCCGGGCGCGGCTACAGCCGCGCCGCCTTCAGTGCCATGTGCAGCAGCAGCCGGTCCTCGCCGTCGTCCAGGTCGAGCCCGGTGAGCTGCTCCACCCGGGACAGCCGGTAGTAGAGGGTCTGGCGGTGCACGCCCAGCTCGGCGGCGGTCCGCCCGGCCTGCCCGGCGCAGTCCAGATAGACCTCCGCCGTGCGGGCCAGCTCCTGGTGGGCCCGGGAGAGGAGCGGCGCCACCGCCGCGTCGTGCGCGGCCTCGCCGGTCAGCGAGGTCAGCAGCCGGTAGGGGCCGATGCGCGCCCACTGCGCCACCGGACCGAGCCGGGGCTCCGCGAGCGCTGCGCGGGCCGCCGCCACCGCCTGCGCCCACGCCGTGCCCAGCTCGGCGAGGCCGGTGCGCCCGGCGGCGATCCCGGCCGCCGCGCCCGCCGCACCGCCCGCCGTGCCCCCCGCCCCGCCGCCGGGCGCCTGCTCCAGCAGCCGGGTCGCCGCCGACACCGCCGGGGTCGGGGAGTCCGCCGAGCGCAGCCGCACCAGCAGCGCCAGACACTGGTCCGCCGCCCCCCACGGCACGGTGCACAGGGCCGTCGCGCCCGGCAGGGTGCGCACCGAGGGCGCGTCGTCCGGGTCGGCCGAGGGCCAGGGCGCCACGCACACCATCGAGTGCGGCCCCTCCGCGCGCGGCCCCAGCGCCGTCCGCAGCTCGGCCACCGCCATGTCCCGGGGCCAGCCCCGCTCGGCGGTCAGCACCGCCCGCAGCTCGCGGGTGAGGTCGGCGCCGTGCTGCGCCTCGTCGGCGAGCAGCGCCCCGATGCGGCCCGTCACCCGCATGGCCGCGGTGAGCTGCGGTTCCGCCGGGCCCGGGTCGTCCACCAGCAGCCAGACATAGCCGAGGACGACTCCCCGGTGGCGTACCGGCAGGCAGATCCGCCCCCGGTAGACGCCCGCCTCCGGGGTGGGCGGGATGCGGACCGGGCCGGTGGCGCGGGTGATGCCGAAGCCCTCGAACCAGCGGCGCACCGCGGCCGTGGAGCGGCGGGTGAGGATCGAGCGGGTGCGCACCGGGTCGAGCGCGGCGGGGTCGAGGTCGCCCTCGCTGTCGTAGGTGCCGAAGGCGATCAGCTCGAAGTTCCGGTTCTCCAGGGTGGCCGGAGCGCCCAGCAGCTCCGAGATCTCGTCGATCAGCTCCTGGTAGTCGCCCTTGTAATCCGCCGTCACCCGGGCATTCTCCCGCATTTCCGCGGACCCTTCATACATATGTCTGAGATCGGGTCCGCGGATGCGTGACAGCTGTCGATGGCCGACGATCACACGGATCCCTAACTTTCACAGTGGTTCTCCGTGCCGTTCCCGATCGGTCGGGTCGCGGCCTTGTGCTCACTGTTGTGGAGGTGCCCCGTGCTGGGTCCCGTGATTCTCGCCGCGTCGCGCAGCGACCGGATACGCCGTCTCGTCTCGGCGGCTCCGGTGACCAAGCAGGTCGTGGACCGCTTCATCCCCGGCGAGACCGTGGACGACATCGTCCCCATCGTCGCGGACCTCACCGGCAAGGGCCTCGACCTGACCATGGACGTGGTCGGCGAGGACATCACCACCCCCGAGCAGTCGACCATCGCCCGGGACGCCTACCTGGCGCTCGTCGACCACATCAAGGACCTGGACCTGGGCCCGCGCGTCGAGATGTCCGTCAAGCTGACGATGTTCGGGCAGACCCTCCCCGGCGGCCACGAGCTGGCCCTCGCCAACGTCCGCCCGGTCGTCGAGGCCGCCGCCGCGATCGGCACCACGGTCACCCTGGACGCCGAGGACCACACCACCCTCGACTCGATGTTCGCCATCCACGAGGAGCTGCGGAAGGACTTCCCGCAGACCGGCTGTGTCATCCAGGCCTACCTCTTCCGCACCGAGGCCGACGCGCGCCGCCTCGCCGCGAGCGGTTCTCGCGTACGGTTGGTGAAGGGCGCCTACAAGGAGCCCGCCGAGGTCGCCTACCAGGACAAGCACGAGATCGACAAGGCGTACGTGCGGATCCTGCGCACTCTGATGGACGGCGACGGGTACCCGATGGTCGGGTCCCACGACCCCCGTCTCATCTCCATCGCGCAGGAGCTGGCCCGCACGGCCGGCCGCAAGCTCGACGAGTACGAGTTTCAGATGCTGTACGGCATCCGCAGCGACGAGCACCTGCGCCTGGCCGCCGAGGGCCACCGTATGCGCGTCTACACCGCCTACGGCACGGACTGGTACGGCTACTTCATGCGCCGTCTGGCGGAGAAGCCGGCCAACCTGCGCTTCTTCGCGCGGAGCATGCTCAGCCGAGGCTGACCGGCAACGGCTGTGCCGCACCCCCCTGCCGGGGGTCCGGGGGTCGCCCCCCGGGAAGGCACAGCATGCGCCGTCTGGCGGAGAAGCCGGCCGACCTGCGCTTCTTCGTCCGCTCGATGGTCAGCAAGGGCTGAGCGAGCCCACCGCGCCCGCCGTACAGCTCGAAACACCGCTCAAGTCAAGGAGTTACGGAACACATGGACGCTGTGACCCAGGTCCCCACCCCCGTCAACGAGCCGGTGCACGGCTACGCCCCCGGTTCGCCCGAGCGGGCCCGGCTGGAGGCCAAGCTCAAGGAGCTGGCCGACAACCCGGTCGACCTGCCCTGCACCATCGGCGGCGAGAAGCGGATGGGTGGCGGCGAGCGCTTCGACGTCGTGCAGCCGCACAACCACAAGGCGCGCCTGGGCACGTACGCCAACGCCACCCGGCAGGACGCCCAGGACGCCGTGGACGCGGCGCTCGCGGCGGCCCCCGCCTGGCGCGCGATGTCCTTCGACGACCGCGCGGCGATCATCCTGCGCGCCGCCGAGCTGCTGGCCGGCCCCTGGCGCGAGACCATCGCCGCCTCCACCATGCTCGGCCAGTCCAAGACCGCGCAGCAGGCGGAGATCGACAGCCCCTGCGAGCTGGTCGACTTCTGGCGCTTCAACGTGCACTACGCCCGCCAGATCCTGGCCGAGCAGCCCCCGGCCAACTCGCCGGGCGTGTGGAACCGCCTGGACCACCGCCCGCTGGAGGGCTTCGTCTACGCGATCACGCCGTTCAACTTCTCGGCGATCGCCGCCAACCTGCCCACCGCGCCCGCCCTCATGGGCAACGTGGTGATCTGGAAGCCGTCCCCGACCCAGACGCACGCCGCCGTGCTGCTCATGCAGCTCCTGGAGGAGGCGGGCCTGCCCAAGGGCGTCATCAACCTCCTCACCGGTGACGGCCTGGAGGTCTCCGAGGTGGCCCTGAACCACCGCGACCTGGCCGGCATCCACTTCACCGGCTCCACCAAGACCTTCCAGCACCTGTGGAAGACGGTCGGCAACAACATCGAGAAGTACCGCTCCTACCCGCGTCTGGTCGGCGAGACCGGCGGCAAGGACTTCGTGGTGGCCCACCCGTCGGCCGACCGCGCGGTGCTGAAGACCGCCCTGACCCGCGGTGCCTTCGAGTACCAGGGCCAGAAGTGTTCGGCCACCTCCCGGGCGTACATCCCGGCCTCCATCTGGAACTCCGGCTTCAAGGAGGAGTTCGCGGCCGAGGTCGACTACCTGACCATGGGCGACGTCACCGACCTGTCGAACTTCATCGGCGCGGTCATCGACGAGCGGTCCTTCGCCAAGAACAAGGCCGCCATCGACCGGGCCAAGGAGGACCCGTCCTGCACGAT
The sequence above is drawn from the Streptomyces sp. SAT1 genome and encodes:
- a CDS encoding acetolactate synthase large subunit, translating into MTEQATGAHHPQPRPRSGGHQSAPEHVTGAKSLIRSLEEVGVDTVFGIPGGTILPAYDPMMDSSRVRHVLVRHEQGAGHAATGYAQATGKVGVCMATSGPGATNLVTPIADANMDSVPLVAITGQVVSKAIGTDAFQEADIVGITMPITKHSFLVTRAEDIPRTIAEAFHIASTGRPGPVLVDIPKDILQAQTTFSWPPVTDLPGYRPVTKPHAKQIREAAKLITAAKRPVLYVGGGVLKAGATAELKVLAELTGAPVTTTLMALGAFPDSHPLHVGMPGMHGAVTAVTALQKADLIVALGARFDDRVTGKLDSFAPHAKIVHADIDPAEIGKNREADVPIVGDAREVIADLVQAVQKEHAEGHRGDYTAWWNDLSRWRETYPLGYDQPADGSLSPQAVIERIGQLAPEGTIFAAGVGQHQMWAAHFVQYEQPATWLNSGGAGTMGYAVPAAMGAKAGRPERTVWAIDGDGCFQMTNQELTTCALNNIPIKVAVINNGALGMVRQWQTLFYNQRYSNTVLHSGPDDVNPDARGTRVPDFVKLSEAMGCYAIRCERPEDLDKVIEEANAVNDRPVVVDFIVHEDAMVWPMVAAGTSNDEIMAARDVRPDFGDNDDD
- the ilvN gene encoding acetolactate synthase small subunit, which encodes MSTKHTLSVLVENTPGILARIAALFSRRGFNIDSLAVGVTEHPDISRITIVVGVEDLPLEQVTKQLNKLVNVLKIVELEPGSAVQRELVLVKVRADNETRSQITEIVQLFRAKTVDVSPEAVTIEATGSSDKLTAMLKMLEQYGIKELVQSGTIAIGRGARSITDRSLRALDRSA
- the ilvC gene encoding ketol-acid reductoisomerase → MAELFYDADADLSIIQGRKVAVIGYGSQGHAHALSLRDSGVDVRVGLHEGSKSKAKAEEQGLRVVSPSEAAAEADVIMILVPDPIQAQVYEEHIAPNLKDGDALFFGHGLNIRYGFIKPPAGVDVCMVAPKGPGHLVRRQYEEGRGVPCIVAVEQDASGNAFALALSYAKGIGGTRAGVIKTTFTEETETDLFGEQAVLCGGTAALVKAGFETLVEAGYQPEIAYFECLHELKLIVDLMYEGGLEKMRWSISETAEWGDYVTGPRIITDATKAEMKKVLAEIQDGTFAKNWMDEYHGGLKRYNEYKKQDSEHLLETTGKELRKLMSWVDEEA
- the serA gene encoding phosphoglycerate dehydrogenase — protein: MSSKPVVLIAEELSPATVDALGPDFEIRHCNGADRAELLPAIADVDAILIRSATKVDAEAVAAARKLKVVARAGVGLDNVDVSAATKAGVMVVNAPTSNIVTAAELACGLLLATARNIPQANAALKNSEWKRSKYTGVELAEKTLGVVGLGRIGALVAQRMSAFGMKVVAYDPYVQPARAAQMGVKVLTLDELLEVSDFITVHLPKTPETLGLIGEDALHKVKPTVRIVNAARGGIVDEEALYSALKEGRVAGAGLDVYAKEPCTDSPLFEFDQVVCTPHLGASTDEAQEKAGIAVARSVRLALAGELVPDAVNVQGGVIAEDVKPGLPLAERLGRIFTALAGEVAVRLDVEVYGEITQHDVKVLELSALKGVFEDVVDETVSYVNAPLFAQERGVEVRLTTSSESADHRNVVTVRGTLADGEEVSVSGTLAGPKHVQKIVAVGEYDVDLALADHMVVLRYEDRPGVVGTVGRVIGEAGINIAGMQVARAGVGGEALAVLTVDDTVPAGVLAEVSAEIGATSARSVNLV
- a CDS encoding MFS transporter, which codes for MTNSTSTTTRAGLAGRREWTALGVLMLPLLLVSMDVSVLYFAIPAISADLEPTGTQQLWIFDIYAFVLAGLLMTMGSLGDRIGRRRLLLIGAAAFGTASLVAAYANSAETLIAARAVLGIGGATLMPSTMALVRTMFTDPGQRAKAIGIWSGVMTAGIALGSVLSGILVQYFWWGSVFLVNLPAMALLLVLGPILLPESKNPAPGRFDLISVPLSMAAVLPVVYGLKEIPSEGVHPLYVASIATGLFFAALFVHRQRTAASPMVSPALFRGRGFAPAVVLNLISSFAMMGSAFFTTQYLQSVLGKSAMEAALWALLPSLPIGMAAPVATQLVQKGVNRAYVVTTGFAIGAAGYGMLAVAGTDSLWLVLAACAVLSSGIVMVISQMTDLALGAAPAEQAGAASSLLETGSEFGGALGMATLGSIGTAIYRHDIPAGAPAPAHETLGGALAVAGQLPGRTGEALVTAAREAFTHGMQGAALAGAALLVLAGIAATATLRRVSVRAEAVEETEQAQPEKVLA
- a CDS encoding TetR/AcrR family transcriptional regulator, which translates into the protein MGHREDLLDGAKRCLLEKGFVRTTARDIVKESGTNLASIGYHYGSKDALLVRAYVSLVEEMSGSGGPAWSAAAGSGSAPGSLERFQEVWEQIIRSVPASRPTWLLSLELILQGDRLPEVRKLLAQAQEEGRSGILPLFTDVPEADLDKEAVDTEGRLYQTLLQGLMVQWLFDPDTATRADQLTEGLRRVLAGAAQSAQR
- a CDS encoding PucR family transcriptional regulator; the encoded protein is MRENARVTADYKGDYQELIDEISELLGAPATLENRNFELIAFGTYDSEGDLDPAALDPVRTRSILTRRSTAAVRRWFEGFGITRATGPVRIPPTPEAGVYRGRICLPVRHRGVVLGYVWLLVDDPGPAEPQLTAAMRVTGRIGALLADEAQHGADLTRELRAVLTAERGWPRDMAVAELRTALGPRAEGPHSMVCVAPWPSADPDDAPSVRTLPGATALCTVPWGAADQCLALLVRLRSADSPTPAVSAATRLLEQAPGGGAGGTAGGAAGAAAGIAAGRTGLAELGTAWAQAVAAARAALAEPRLGPVAQWARIGPYRLLTSLTGEAAHDAAVAPLLSRAHQELARTAEVYLDCAGQAGRTAAELGVHRQTLYYRLSRVEQLTGLDLDDGEDRLLLHMALKAARL
- a CDS encoding proline dehydrogenase family protein; translated protein: MLGPVILAASRSDRIRRLVSAAPVTKQVVDRFIPGETVDDIVPIVADLTGKGLDLTMDVVGEDITTPEQSTIARDAYLALVDHIKDLDLGPRVEMSVKLTMFGQTLPGGHELALANVRPVVEAAAAIGTTVTLDAEDHTTLDSMFAIHEELRKDFPQTGCVIQAYLFRTEADARRLAASGSRVRLVKGAYKEPAEVAYQDKHEIDKAYVRILRTLMDGDGYPMVGSHDPRLISIAQELARTAGRKLDEYEFQMLYGIRSDEHLRLAAEGHRMRVYTAYGTDWYGYFMRRLAEKPANLRFFARSMLSRG
- the pruA gene encoding L-glutamate gamma-semialdehyde dehydrogenase, translating into MDAVTQVPTPVNEPVHGYAPGSPERARLEAKLKELADNPVDLPCTIGGEKRMGGGERFDVVQPHNHKARLGTYANATRQDAQDAVDAALAAAPAWRAMSFDDRAAIILRAAELLAGPWRETIAASTMLGQSKTAQQAEIDSPCELVDFWRFNVHYARQILAEQPPANSPGVWNRLDHRPLEGFVYAITPFNFSAIAANLPTAPALMGNVVIWKPSPTQTHAAVLLMQLLEEAGLPKGVINLLTGDGLEVSEVALNHRDLAGIHFTGSTKTFQHLWKTVGNNIEKYRSYPRLVGETGGKDFVVAHPSADRAVLKTALTRGAFEYQGQKCSATSRAYIPASIWNSGFKEEFAAEVDYLTMGDVTDLSNFIGAVIDERSFAKNKAAIDRAKEDPSCTIVAGGSYDDSVGYFVRPTVIECSDPENEVFTTEYFGPILAVHVYEDDRYDEMLTQMESVSDYALTGSVIAGDRAAAAYTMDKLRYAAGNFYINDKSTGAVVGQQPFGGGRSSGTNDKAGAPQNLMRWTLTRAIKEALIAPTDYTYPHMG